The Ascochyta rabiei chromosome 3, complete sequence genome segment CGGGTGAGCGATGGAGAGAGCGAGACAGCAGTCGAGTCGAGCAACTCTGATGATGGCCAAGGCTTCTCGCCGGGCCCTGAGGCACACGACAACCCCCCCAATGGCTATGTCAACGACCAATCATACCGCTCACTTCTGTCTCCTCGGGCTCTTTCGCATAGAATGATTGTGTGGTTGATGGATGGAGCTGAGAGTCTTGACCATAGCGAGCTACTGACGGGCTGGGAGCACATCACCGCTCGACCGCTACTACACGACGGCTGCGAGCATGTCCCAGAAACCCTCGGTAACGAACCATGCAGCGCTGGACCTCGCAGCAACGAGCCCTCTGTCCACCGAAGCATACAGAGAATGTCGCCAGGTCCGGGCATTGGTGGATGGTCGATTCCGGATTCGACTTCGGTCGGGAGTGTACAGCTTGTGCATTATTTCCATGTGCGGCCTCTTCGACTTAGTGCTGAATATGAACATGCGCGTGGGAAAGCAGTCGCGCATTTGGTGACGCCGGATGAGTGTTCCTTCCAGGATAACGTGCGAGAATGATCCGCATAACGAAGGGATTTGGCCTTTGGAAGGCGTTTTGCACCTTTACCGACTAGTATTTGGCTTTGGCGGTATCTTTTTGCAACTTGGTCCTTCTGCAACTTGGTCCTTCTGCAACTTGGTCCTTCTGCAACTTGGTCCTTCTGCAACTTGGTCCTTCTGCAACTTGGTCCTTCTGCAACTTGGTCTTTTTGCAACTTGGGCAATTTGTTGTATTTTAATGCGGCATGCAAATAGCGCCTTCCTTTGGGAGTACCTGACTTCTGTACGTCGTGATGAGCAACCGTCTAGCTCAATCGAGGGAACATAGGTCCGTTTAGTCGCCACCCAGCATATTGTTCCTACACCTACACGTTGGTACAAGAATATACTCGGTATCGTCCACAAGCATTGCGTCGTTGTCTTGTCCACACCATCGGTCAGACATGAAACTAGCTGTGCGAGCGGAAATGCAAGCGGAGATACAAGCGTCCAATAGCCATACCGGCACTGCTTCGCCCCAAGACTGTCGCATGAGTCAACGACGAATGTATGGGGGATCCAAAGCTCGTTGTCAGGCAAAGCAAGGGTGAAGAACCTttgtgttgttgttggtTCGTCGCTCCCGCGGGAAGGAACAGCCGCGGGCGCATTTGCATGTGGCAGCGGATCAACAACCCTATTTCACCCGCTCCTCCTGAACAGTGTCGCGGCGTCGCCCAGTGTGGAAGTTGGGCGCTGCGGCTTTATACAAGGATGGGAATGTGGGACCCTGCGCTGGCCCCTGCTACAAGACATCGCGTGTCTTTCGACATGGACAAACATCAGCTGGTGGTTGTGTTGGCATCAAAGGATGAAAGGGGTTCCAGATCGTGGGCAATGTCTAGCAGCACAGCACGTGAAGAGCCGGCCAATGTGCGGACATGCAACCGACTGCAGATGCGCCGATCCCCCAACGAAGTCTCTCCAACATTTCGAGTCTCCAGCAATCCTCGATCTGGAGTCATTGCCACAGACCCACAGGCAGGGCCGTTCTCCGCGCCAGCGCGCCAGCGCGCCAGACGCTAGTCAGTTCGATGTTTGCTGACTGTGGCGTTTGTGAGGTTGTGAGAGTGGGCGTTGAGCTGCGCTGGTTTTTCAGAATTGGATGTATGCGGCTCCAACCCTGGCACTTCTCCGTGTCCCCTGTATGGTGTCAGAGAACGCAGATAGGTGAATGGCCATTGCGGTGAGAAAAGCATTGATGGTCCAATCTTAGCCCGTTGGCCGCACTGGGGCTCGCCTGGAAGGAGGCCTGCGGATCGGTCGAGATCTGATCCCAGCGCAGCCCTTGGCTCAACAGGAAATACTACCAGCCCATATCTGAGCTCAGTTGATATACTCGGCGCAACAGCCACGAAGCTCAAATTGCCACAATCCCCCAACTCCAGCTGCCAAAAGCAACGGTCAACCTTCACTCCTCTGCCACCCTCGACCTGGCCTTCACAAGACCGTGGTTCGCTCCGAAGCTCTCCAGGTTTGGCTCCACACCTGCTACGTCATTCTGTCGCTACACGTCAAAACCATAGCTCGACATCGTTCGATCGCACATGTGTCCTGGAAGCAGCTCGTTTCAAGGCCTTCCGCAGTACGAGTTCGACAAGTCTTTGGCTGTGCGGTTATCCATCCTCCAAGTCTGGTGAGTTGGGAGCCAACCAGCACGTGAGTGCGCTCTAACACTCTTACAGAGCCCCCATTGATCCCCAACCCATCCATAGCGCCTACTTCGACCTTCGAACACGCGACCAATTTACTACCAGTGCATTCGCAGAGTGCACGAACGGGTACCTGACGCAGGGCACATGCATATTCGGCACCAGCACTGAGATATAGCCGACAACAATCTTAGATACGGCAGCATTGAACGCGGGATTGAATGCACTTTGCAAGGAACTGTTACACAGTCCCGTAAATTCCCGATTTTTGGGCGCCCCCGCAGCGAGAGTGCGCACCCGCACATCATACCCGCAATTCTGGCGTGGCACTAGTCTACCCGCGCGACCGGCCATCGCAGTGATTGGGAACACCACTCACGTCAGTGAATTTGGGCAACCGTTTCATAAGCACGTACAAAAGTTGTCCCTTCTCCTAAGAGTCTGGACTGTCCACCACTATGGCGTCCGTAGCACCCCCCAGACGTTTCAAGGTAGAACCTATTGAAACCAGCACTTCAAGCTCCAAGGAACGAAAAGCAGATTTGGAAGAAGGATCAGCAACACCCCCAAGGAGGTTCGCTCCAGAGCCAGTCGAGACTACCACTAAAAGTAATCGCAAGTTTGCTCCCGAACCTACCGAAACCACGCAAAGGACCAACCGCAAGTTTGCCCCAGAGCCGATAGAAACTACAACAAAATCAAATCGTAGATTTGCCCCAGAGCCGACAGAGACGACACAGAGGTCAAATCGAAGATTTGCGCCTGAGCCTGTAGAAACTACAACAAAGACTAACCGCAAGTCTATCCCGGAGCCGGTTGAGATGACGCAAAGGACAAACCGGAAGTTTGTACCTCAACCAGTCGAGACTACACAGTCGACTAATCGTAAATTCGCACCTGAGCCTATCGAGACGTCACAGAAGAAAGTTCGTCGGTTTGCACCAGAGCCTGTAGAGACAAGTACAAGCACAAGTAAAAGCCGTCGGAAATTTGCTGAAGACTGGGACGAGAAAACGTCGCCAAGAAGGTTCAAACCTGAACCACTGGAAACAACGGCAAGATTCAACCGAAGGCAGCCACCCAGCCCAAGGAAGTTTACACCGCAATTAATAGAGACTGCACAGAGATCTCGCAGAACAGGTGATGCAACTCCGGCACTTCTTCCCTCTGACAAGACGGAAGCAACACCTGAGAGCAATGCTATTAGTGCTAGGAAAGCACGAATTCTAGGCATCTCGCCCACACCACCCAACAACACACCAACCATCGATTACTCGCAAAACCCGCTGTTCTTAGAGATTCGGCGTGCGGAGCTACCTCCATCTCGACGGAGATCCTGGTTTTCCTGTTCGCAGCATTCGTTTCGTGTCCCGGATTTGGAGCCCATTGAGTCCTCCGAATCAGAAGCATCGGTTCCTCCATCACCTAGCGCCTCTCCTTCCTTGGCTCCAGATCACTCCTTCATGTACAAGGAAGCTACACGAAGAAGAGAAAGCGTTGACGACAGTTCTTCCGGTTACCTACTTGCCCTCGCCGCCAAAGCCGCTGAAAGTCAACTACGCGAACAGGCCATGGCGGCTTTCCCCAACGACGATTTTCATGAGCCTGTCGATCACTTCATAGATCATGAGAGTGAAGAGTCCGAATCGCAAGACAGGCGAGGCTCCTCTTATAGTGAGGTGAATTGGGATCTGAAGGACATGCGAGAATACCAGGGCTTGCAAGATTACGAAAAACGAAAGGCGGAGAGGCAAGCTGCCCGGTCGAAGCAGGCAGCAGAAAGCTCAAAGCCTGCGTTTAGTCCCTTCGGCAATCCAGCTGGCTTCCTTGACGCTTCGGCTGCAAAGAAGATGGTTCTAGATCGCGAAGTGGAGCCTATGCGGAAGGGCGCGCGACCTCCCATGCTGGGAAAAAACATCAAGTTTCCAAGATGCGAATCCCCCGAGCCAGCACGCTTTGACCCTACGCAAGGATGTGATGCGGTACGCACAGCGATGTGCTATTTATCCGAGCAGAGCAAGGCCGCCGAAGATGGAAAGGAGAGCTTGTGGTGTGGGAAAGGCAACGGCAAGCAAACGAGCACGACACCATCTCTTTGGTCCACAGCCAACAGTCGTGCCTCCAGTACCCATGGGCTGTGGGGTGGTATGTGCGTTAATGATGGAGACAAGTCGCCAAGAGGACCTACTGGCATCCTGACACCCATGCACGAAAAGGCAAACCCCATGTCGCCGAACCCATCGCCAGCTATGAGCATGAGCCTCCTGCCACCTACACCTCCAGCCTCATCAACCGATTTTGGTAACATCGATGAGAAGCTTGCCATTGAGCAGACCATCGAAGAAGAATTTGGTGACGACTTCGTCACTCAGGTTTACAACTACCTGTCGCTAGGCTACCCATCTATGGCACAGCCTTTTGACCCAGAGCTGTCCAAGATTTCCGGCATCCCTGTCTCTGAGCTAAGACAGGATGATCACCTGGCGAAGTCTCGAGGCTACATTCGCCTGGGGAAGGATGGTAATCTCAAAGACGCTGAGATCACCGAGGAAACGTGCACACGCTGGCGAGCACTCCGAACCTATATCCAGGAGTGGGCTAGGCAGCATCCTAAGATGAGCGATGCGCCCCCTTTGGAAGGCCATGGGGTCGCCGTTCGGAAAGGAAGTTGGGGACTTTGAAAGATGTGTAGCTGCACATACTCCTTCATTTCATTTACGTTTGCATACTTTGAGCGGCTTAGCGCGTACCTAGCGATCTGTTTGTCTTCGAATCGGACATTTGTAATCCTCCCACGGTCCTCTCACAATGTCATGCTCGACTGGCACGGGGAGTCCCCTTTCTTCAACTTCAATAATTAAATCTGATACACGAGACTACTGGATGATCCACCAAGTTAGCAGGTGAACGTGCAGAGCCTCTAAATGAAGCTCCTGACCGTACGAACGTGGCTTAGCGCTCCCGTGACCACGCGATTGGAAGTCGCGTTTCTCAAATGTAAGGCGGCGAGCCAGTTAGCATGCCTTCTCTACAACGATGGCGCTGAATCTGCGCAGTCCTTCAAAGCACAATCAAATGATCACGCAGTTCATAAGACACCCCAAATCCACAAATTTCGACGGCGAAAACGATCGGTCTCCCAAACGTCGGCGAATCGGTGACGTAACCAAGCCGCCGCCCACACCACGCAAGAATCGCAACCATGCAGATCGAGTCGCCGATTCAGATACAGAGGAGGAAGACGTTGTtgtaaaagaagaagagacaGATACAAAGACGGACCTAGAGAGCGCATTGCCGCCTATCGGGACTGGCACGGAGGCTATCAAGGTATACGAGGCGTTCAAGGCATCTCAGGAAGAGAAACCAGAAGGAGCTGAAGACCGCCTGAAAGATCGAACATGGGTTAGAGGAAAGAGTTCGCTATACGTTGATGCATTCAATTTAGCCCTAGATACAGTGCTGGAAGAAGAACACCACCTGTTTGATGAGGCCGAGACTGAACTGTTCAGGATATGGAGAGAGCTGAATTATGAAGCACAGTATCTCTACGTGCGACTCTTCCTCCGTAAAACATCTGCATGGCACCGCATAAAAAATCTCGGCTACCATAGCGACCTCTCAGACATGGACGCAGCGGTTCAGACCTTACAACGCACGTTCGACTTACCAGCATCATCGGCAGAAGTCGAGACACATCCTGGCGAGCAGGAAACTCCAACCGATACAACGCTGGCAAAGACCTTCACGTTTGCAGATCGATCGGAACACGAGATTACGACGTTAGACGAAGCATCTTCATTGCTACGGCTAGACGAGCTTAAGGCTCTTGCAAAGGACGCGAAAGTTCAAGGAAAGAACAAAAGAGAGCTGTTGACAGCACTGCGGCGGGCGAGCAAGAAGCAAGCCGGTCTGGGGCATGTGGGCCTGAAACGGTCCGACACAGAGAGCTCTAGGCAATCCAGACAGTCGAGGCAGTCATCTGTTTCGGGCACAACGACACCAGAAGTCGAGGAGCCGAAGGCAGGAGATCTCTCCGATCTATCTGATACCGCGAACCGCGACTCCCACTTCACTCGCAAGATAATGAGCGAAACTGGGTCTTGCATACGGCTTTCAGCAGCGACGAGGAAGCTATTCGAGCGTGTTCACCTTGTCTTCTACCGCTCGACCGAGTGGACAGAGAAGTCACTGACGACGATCATTCTTGCAAAAATTGCTCGACGCAACTTTCCAGAGTACATTGTTTCTCGTTCTGCGAACATATTCGCTTCACGTCCCTTACTTTTGGAATACGAAGCATCAATACGAACGCAATTCCGAATAGACAGCATTTTAGAGTTTAATGGGAGGCCAACGGATAAAGATTACCAAGAAGTTGTGGATGTGTTCGAGGACGTCTATCCACGATGGCAGTCCCTTGTTGAGGAAGAACAACGAAAAGAGGACAGTGTCTATCACAGCGGCGAAGGATCCTACCTACGTCGTCTATCACCTGCCTGGATCTATACCCGAATCATTCACAAGGCTATGTATGTCGTCGCCCGGCGTAAAGAGCATATGCGCGAATACGATGTCACCTCCGCCCTTCTCCAACAGCGCCTCTTTCACCATTCCCGTCGCGGTGCCTGGTACCAGCGCAAAGCGCTCCTTGAAGAGCACTACATGGCTGCCCTCACTCCTTTAGAGAGGCGTAGTGAAGAacagcagaagaagcacTGGAAGCGCACCGCCCTGCAAACCTGCGAACGTGGTCTCCAAGACAACCTCGTCCATATAATCCATCACTACGATCTGCAAAAACGTGTCACGAAACTCGAGAAATCCCTTAACATTCCTAAACGAGCCCAACATGACTTCACACATGTGCGCCTCACAAAACCCCTCGAGATCACTGTAGAAGGAACCCAGATTTTGCGCGCGCCTCCACTTAACCGACGAAACAGTAGTCCGCACCCTCAGAATTCCAACCGACGCGGCGGTAAAACGGTGTGGATCGACCCGCGCGAGACCGGCGAATGCTCTGTCGAGGCAATGTGTCTCTCGTACTATCGCAATCTCGGGTGGAAAGGTTTCCACAGCGAAGGTGGGATCGTGCGGACTCTGTTCGCCTATCTTTTCTACGACGTACTCTTCACGTACGTGCCAAACGTGTTCCAAACGCAATATCAGACTTGCCCGCTCGATTTGCACACAGACGCGTTCTATCCGACCCGCATCAGCGAAATTAACGCGAGGCTGAACGAGATAAGTAACGGTGACGCACCGGATATTATAAGGAGAGTATATGCTGAGCACCACGAGAGGCGGACATGCGTAGTGGGCCTGGATTGGACATATGATGTTAAAGACCTACTAGAGATAGCACACTGTTTCGACGGCGAGGCATTGGCAACTGTGTGCAGAGTCATGGCGCAGGAGTATGGACAGCGAGGGGGCGGTGTACCTGACCTCTTCCTGTGGAGAGTCGCAGAAGAGAACGCAGGTGGGGAGGCGGGCGGGAGCGCGAAGGAGAAGGGTGAAGTCAAGTTTGCAGAGGTGAAGAGTGAGAACGATCGCTTAAGCGATACGCAGAGGCTTTGGATACATGTTCTCAGTGGGGCGGGCGTAAAGGTTGAGCTTTGCGCCGCTGTAGCCAAGGAAGTCATTCAGAAATGAGGGGATTCAGGTTTACATGAACCAAAGCAGAGTTCCAGGCATATTCTGAATCAATAGGTGACCACCTCGTAAAGCCACCACATTCTACATTCCATGTTGAACGGAAAAGTAGTCCAAGACAAACTATTGACAAATTCGAGAGCGGCAAACCATGCCGATATGAGGCTTTATTTTCCAATCTGGAGATAGTTAAACAGGACAGTCTAAAAACATGGCTAGCAAAAGAACGCTTCTTACTCCGCGCGCTGTTACACGTGCTTCTAACATACAACTTGATAACATAGCAGTCGCAACAACCAGGCTGTAAAGTGCCAGTACCATGCTATAATTGTCCAAGCTAGCTTTACTCTGACGCCTTTCCGGACTACTCAAAGCGCAGTAGACACGATACGACACCTTGCACAGCCGAAGCGGATCGCTCACGTTGTCACTTATCAACCACCTTTGACTATGGCTGGACTCAGATGGAGAAGAAACTCAGCTTAGCTTTGAGTGTCATTACCTCGTTCGACTCGAAAGCCTGGCTTAGCCTGATGCAAGTTTGCTCTAATCGCCATCTTGTCGCCACCAACGAGAGCCTTTGCCGCCGAGTCCGTTGTCCAGAACATATCGCAATGCGCACACAGTAATATCACCCTAATACATAGAGATCGGAACACCAGTGGTGCTTTGGACCTAACAAAAAAAATGTGCCAGAGCAGGACATGCCAATGCCGACGACCAGGACGTTCTTTATAAGAATCGTGGCCAAGACCCCAATTATGGATGTCGACGATATCCTGGTTGGAGGGCAAGGTAAGGAAAGTACTCGTACTGCACTATGATCGCTACACTGATGATCTGGACAGAGTCTCAGCACTTGGTCGAAACTGACATAACCAAAGGCTGCGAGAAATTGCCTCGAACGAAGCAGCACGAAAGGGTACTTAGGTCGTACTGTTAGCTGAACAAATGGTTGACATGCGCACATGACACCTTTCTGCGAAGTCCGCCCTTACTACGGTCTGACCAGCTTGAAGAATCGAAACATATGGACCAAAGGACAATGGGAATGGCTAGGAGTGTGCAATATCGATTGGCGGCACGATAGAAGACACCAGTGTCCGGAACGCAGTTTGAGCAGGGAATGGGATGTTGTTACAGTGTTAGCAGTGAGAGCACCAGCACGCAAGACTTACAACGTTGCGTGATAAATGGGTGTGGGTCAGCAGATCAAGTCACGGCGATCTAGATTCAATCAGCTTGTGAATGGATTACAGATTGCATTTCATTACCATAAGGGTGGGCTCCAGTGTCGATCTCATCTTTCGATAGTATCTGTTCGCACGATCGCCAGACTCAAGCTTTATACAAGGTTAACAACGCCCGAAACTCCAATCTACGCGCCAGAAGTGATGTACATGGGCGATATTACTAAAGAAAGATTGAAAGCTCTCACTTTTAGATGAAAATGTCCAGTTCGTGTCTCCTCATGTTCTCCTCTTCGAAGGTCGGGTACGCAGGCACCATAGCATCGGCCGACTGCACGTAGGCGTCGTTGTAAATACGCCAGTACGGTTGTCGGACCTTGCGAGCAGGATGGAAGAGGCCTGCCCAGACGTAGTTCATAACCAGTGGTGTACCAACAGCGTTGCGAATGCCCTCGATAGCTTCAACAATACGGTCAATGACGTGAGGACTGGTCTCGAACAAATTGGGCCATAGAAGGTTGAGCAAGTGGATCATTGCATCTTCGCAGTCCAGACCGACGCAGCCGAGAGCGACATGCTTGACGACCGATGCTGCGGTCTGACGATGGACTTGGTCTCGGTCGATGAGGGCATCTTCGAGCAAAGGCGTGATAGCGTATACGTAGTCCTTGGCCATCTCGCCGATATACTCGAACATAAATGACAGTGACTTGAGGACACCGTTCTGAACGTTGAGCTCTGGCACACGGTACTCGTTCATCAGGGCAGGTAAGACCGTGAAGGGAGCACAGGTTTCGGCGACGATACCGATGGCGACAGCGGTACAGACACGAGATTGACGTTCCTGAACACGAAGGTTACCAAGAAGAGTAGCCAGTACATCCTGAGGACCGATGGCTTTGGCGATGTAACCGAATGTGTTATTGGCAGCACGGCGAATGCCCTTCTTGTGTGCCTTTAGCATATCGAGCAGCTCGAAGCAAATTCGCATCCATTCACGAGGGTTGACATAGTTGGCACCACGATCGGCAATACGACCTACGAGATCGATTGTGTTCTCTTGCACCTTCTCGTGTCGGTTACGAAGAATGGGTGTGAGTCGAGGCAGAAGGTCCTTGATGGGTGGCTGCATGGCATGAAGCCCAACAACAGTGACGATTGCACGGAGAGCACCTAGGATGGAGCCTAGAACCTCGGGGTACTCTTCTCCGAGGTATTCGTACAACGCTTGGGCTAGCTTGATCAGCTGCGGGTCTTCATCACACTTCTGCATGACAAATGTGATGCGGGAAATTAAGTCTGCTGCTTGCTGTCGTACAGTAGCAGACTTGTTGTTCAGACGGGCCAGGACAGTAGCAACAATCTGTGGCAGGTAGGTCTTTGTGCGTTCGCCCAACGCGTTGACAACTGTGGCGAAGCCATCAATGACAATGGGGTCTTCGACGGTCTGATCCTGGAATGCAACGAGGACACCGTCAATCAACTGCTCCTCCAAGCGCTGGTCAACGTCGTGGGCACCGAGCGTACTAATGACCTTGTC includes the following:
- a CDS encoding Phosphodiesterase I, with amino-acid sequence MALNLRSPSKHNQMITQFIRHPKSTNFDGENDRSPKRRRIGDVTKPPPTPRKNRNHADRVADSDTEEEDVVVKEEETDTKTDLESALPPIGTGTEAIKVYEAFKASQEEKPEGAEDRLKDRTWVRGKSSLYVDAFNLALDTVLEEEHHLFDEAETELFRIWRELNYEAQYLYVRLFLRKTSAWHRIKNLGYHSDLSDMDAAVQTLQRTFDLPASSAEVETHPGEQETPTDTTLAKTFTFADRSEHEITTLDEASSLLRLDELKALAKDAKVQGKNKRELLTALRRASKKQAGLGHVGLKRSDTESSRQSRQSRQSSVSGTTTPEVEEPKAGDLSDLSDTANRDSHFTRKIMSETGSCIRLSAATRKLFERVHLVFYRSTEWTEKSLTTIILAKIARRNFPEYIVSRSANIFASRPLLLEYEASIRTQFRIDSILEFNGRPTDKDYQEVVDVFEDVYPRWQSLVEEEQRKEDSVYHSGEGSYLRRLSPAWIYTRIIHKAMYVVARRKEHMREYDVTSALLQQRLFHHSRRGAWYQRKALLEEHYMAALTPLERRSEEQQKKHWKRTALQTCERGLQDNLVHIIHHYDLQKRVTKLEKSLNIPKRAQHDFTHVRLTKPLEITVEGTQILRAPPLNRRNSSPHPQNSNRRGGKTVWIDPRETGECSVEAMCLSYYRNLGWKGFHSEGGIVRTLFAYLFYDVLFTYVPNVFQTQYQTCPLDLHTDAFYPTRISEINARLNEISNGDAPDIIRRVYAEHHERRTCVVGLDWTYDVKDLLEIAHCFDGEALATVCRVMAQEYGQRGGGVPDLFLWRVAEENAGGEAGGSAKEKGEVKFAEVKSENDRLSDTQRLWIHVLSGAGVKVELCAAVAKEVIQK